gacaaaagaaaaaaaatgaaaaaaataaaaaaaatcggcATAACAAAACTGTCCTTGGGCCGGCCTAGCTAGCTACCAGTGTGGATGGGGGGGTGTTGAAACGCCTTTAAGTGGCGCAGCGGGCACCAAATAGGATTCAGCAGCACTAAACACCCTGTCTTGGTTGATATCAACCACTAAACACCCCTAGCCCACTCAAATCAAGAAATGCGCATTAAAAGCCCATATGCATTGGCATTCACACAACATTGGAGAAAACAAACACAATTGAAAAACACTTAATGAAATAAGCAACCTTTAACTGATAGCTTTGGGGATACAATAACATGACAAGGCATGCCTCCTCTTCTTATATACATAGGATGCAAAAAAAAAAAGTTAAGTAGCCATGTACATAAGGAgtattttttttttcgaaacggaggcaaaagatttgcctcatcgattaattaagaagagaaTAGTGTTTACATGTGCCCCATATTACATACATGAATGGTTATTCTCGGTAAATTATCGTCCCTAGTTGCTTGGCACCCTCGGTGATTCACAAATTTGCGTTGGATATGATGTTAGTTAGCAAGATCGGTGGTGGCGCCCTTTTGTTGCGCGGAAAACCCACGTTTTTCTCATTCCACATGGTTCAAGTAACAATATGGTGAGGGATTCCATTGCCTTCCTATAGGGAGTGCTCCATTGGTGCTCTTAGACCACCACGCCTTGGCGGTTTCCTCCAAGTGCCAGTTTGGAGTGTCCATGTTCTCAAGATGAAATTTAACAATGTCCACATAAGGAGTGTACAAGAAATGCTAGAAGCTCTCCGGTACAGATAGTTAAAAGTAAATCCCATGCATGCATCAAATATGACAGATCACAGATATGAAGTTTTGCAATCCATCAAACCGCAAGAACATACAAAAACACTATTCTCTATGAGACATCATGAAATATGTTGACAAGTACATCATGAAATATGTGCCTAGTTTTATACAGACATCATGAAAGACAGCCGTATAAAACTGGTAATTCATTACATACGTTGACAAGTACACATCAGATAACAAATAATATCCAAGTCGCAATCCAAGCATGCATCATTCTGGTCATTCAAAGAATTCGATTTGCATACGTTCAATGCTACCGTACTCTATGCAAGTATCGTTGTTGATCCTTCGAACCTACCCAGAGGTTCCGGCCGGATTTTAGGAAGTGGGCGATTCATTTTTGTATTTCTACTCCGGATAACTATGAGAAGAAATAGGTAGATAAACGTGCGTAATCAAGGCGAGGTGCGAAGAACTAGAATACACTGTCTCCAGCTGGAAACGAGAGCTACGTCCGTGCCACTAGCTCAGAAACGCTACGTCCGTGCCACTAGCTCAGAAACGGACGAGCCTGCTGCCCATTTGGTCTACAGTTTCTGGCCGGCCGGCCGGTGCGCGCGTGCTACAAGCCAAAACCCTAGTTGACGGGGTGATGGAGAACGGGAGCAACAGTACAATACAGTTGGGAGATGGGAGTAGGACACATTTGTAGCATCGATCCGTGACAGCACGCCAGTAGTTGTGGTTGGCCATAGCGTGCGCAAGTGGTGTACTGCTTGGACACCATCAGGTCGCATATAGGAGTAGTATGTTTCGGTTCAGTCACGCCTCGAAGTCTCAAGAGCGAAACACAAAGGTTTGTGCGCATTTCgcttacatgcatgcatgcatgtgcgtcAAACTCGCCCTTGCAATTTTATTAGGTTTGGTTGACCTACTGATCCGGATGTACCATGCATTCATGAAGCTTTATTTTCAATACTTTACGTAGGGAATACACTCGCGCAAGCTCCATAGGTTTTGAGTTAACGGTTTGCTGTATCACATGTAGGCCTCTGGCAGTTGGATGTAAAACCGTGGAGGGGGTCTTCCCCTTTCTTCTATGAACATATGATACCTATGCTTGTGTGTATTCTAGAAGAAGAAAAAACTGCTCCGCCCAGCCGGGTTTACAAGACAGTCAGAGCATCTACAGTGGGGCACATCAAACCGTCCCCAAATGCCTGGGCAAGACagccggtcactgaccggtcaaaAAAAATTTGACTCACCCGGGCGCCTCAAACCTGCGCCAAACGCCCGTGCCATCATGCACTCTTCATATCTAGCCCAAATGTAGGAGGGTTATGAGGCGACCTGGGCACTTCAGCCACGTCAGCCCCACACACCACCGACCCCACAAATATCCCCTCCGATGAACCCTAGATCGCAGTTCGCTCAGTCTACTCCACTCTCTCTGTCGACTCCTCTTCCGGTCCCTCTCCATATCGGACCCATCATGAATGACCGCAGcagctccggctccggcggcgaTGAGAGTGACGTCGATGTGTCACTCTCCACATCGCATTGCGTCGCTCACATCTAGATCAGCGCGACAGTAGCTCGCAGAGCAACGTGCTGGCCTCATTCGCCCGTCGTCGCAGTGCGGGCGACGTTATTGTGCCCTCACGTCTGGCGCGCAACACCGGTGGCAGTGCTGCCTGCTCCGCCCCAGtccaggtaccccccccccccaaccatacCCCTCATTTACCTCCGGAGGGCGTCTACGGACACCGTTGGGTCGTTGTGTCCTCGGCGGCGCCAGGCCGGTTGAAGATGCCCGAGTCAGAGGCGCGGGCCGCATGGTGCGAGTGGCAACACGCGAGGGAGAGGTTGGCGGCGGGCCACGTGTTGGCAAGGCGTCGCGCAGACACGCGCACCGGTCGGTCCCAAGGACGCGCTCATCGCGTCCGTCCTCTGTCACTCCCTTACAACGTCAGAGTTGAATGTCTGGCGGCTCTAGCGGAAGAATGCCAAAGCGCTCCAGCTCGCCATCGAGGTGTCGAAGAGCGAGGCATCGGTGAAGGCGTCGGCGAAGTAAAGGGCGAGGAGGCACGCCGAGGAGCAAGAGAGTTTGCTCCGGAGGCTTGCCAAGGTACAGATCGACCTGTCGGATAACGATGACGATGGATCAAGCTTAGAAGACAATGACGACGACCCTCCGGTGGCTGACGCCTACACCGATGACCAACGAAGCACCACCGACCATAATGGGAAGTTGGCGGGAaggaaatggtgatttcctccGTCCTTCCGTATCTAATTTAGTTTTTATCTTACGTTTACGTATGGTCCGATTGAAACTGTAGATTTTGGTCGTCCGATTATAGTTTATGCATGAATTATGCCAGATTTAAGTAGATTTGGTTCTAGTTCATTGATCTACTTAGGTTTATTTTCATACGTGCATTGCATTGGTATGAAGGACCAAAGGTTAGATACATGGGTGGGGGCGCACTAAAATGAGGACTGCACGTTCAGTGTctgcgggcgtttgaggggccatACCTGGTGTCACTCTTGCAGGTGCTCTCATAACTCAGAATCCCAAGATGTTGCGCCGGTCCGTAATATAACACGCATTGATTTTGTCAAAATCAATTTTCATAAACTTTGATCTTGTCATACCAATATATACCATATAAAAATTTATTTCATGATGAAATCTAAGTATACTGATTTAATATTATAAATGTTGCTATAAAGTAtacaaactttgtcaaagtttatatATACCCATGGCACCACTAAGAAGGATAGCATGCCTGATCATATATCTCCGAAATACATAAAATACCTAGCATTATATACAGAAAGCAAACCAGGCATAACCAGACCAAGTTTAGAATCTACTATACCAAAATATTCAAACTATAGTACGGCCAAGAGTCAAATATCAAAGCATGGTCATCAAGGAAATAGGATACCCATTGATCCAAACGAGCAACATCTGAACCATAATCCCCTCAAATAAATCTAAAAATATACTATATCAAATACAGGGATATCCCGCCAACACTAAACAACAATCCTAGCAATATAGTAACAAACTATAACAATTAAACAAGCATAATCAGGAAGTAATCATAAACTAACAACAAGTTAGCCATGGAAACATTACCACGTTAAACCACAAACCTAGTCATTAGCTCAATGACCGACAATGTACAACCATAGCATTCGGGGGGGAGAGAGAATCCAAAATGGCGGCTAGCTACTTATGGTTTGGATTCGGCACGATTTATACTATATATGTCACTAAACCTGTGACGTACGTTTGGACTGTCAATGGATTGGCTGTGCCACCATTTATGTGCACGAATAATAGCTCATCACAGGAGGTACATCACAAGTGACCTGGAAAAAGTACATTTCTATCACTAGTAAGTTTCTTTCGTAAGCCTGGTCATCGGTTATGACTTCGACTAACGGGCTTTGTTATGCCTAGTGACTGATCACCAAAGGTTTATTATGAAGTAGAGTTTATTGTTCTACACAGTATGGACTATTGGTTACTATATTTGTTAATAACATGGACTACACTTCTACAGTAATGTGTACTATATTTTTATAGCAGTCTAATCAATTTGTAAAAACAATATAAAATAATTTTAGATATATAGCAGTCAATTTGGTTTTGAAAGTCGACACCATTAATTCCTATAGGGAGTCTACTATGTGTATGGACAGAGTAAACTATATTTTTGGACGTATACATATCACATTTCTCTATAGTTGCCTTTTCAATAATATGAATAATAAGAttgtaataataataatataaaaaatataaaattcaTAACCAATTctccttctattgattcttttcCAGTTGAGATGTATGGATCCATCTGTCCACATACATAGATCTTGTTCATGGATTAAGAAACTGTGCGAGAACTCTATGTGCCTCCATCATTCTATGAGTCGCTTCCTTTTGCTTATGGCACCCCCACTCCCTTTGTCAGCATCTACTAATTTGGAACTCTATTTGAAAGCTGCCCATTTACATATGTTGTTTGATCAAAAACATGAGTTGCAAATATACTGCTAAAGTGTGTTTGTGAGCTGTTGAGATTAATAGAAACAGGCTACCATTTGATTTCGACCACAAAAAACTCTTATTTGGCATTCTGACATGTTGATACTTGCAAGAAGCACTTCAGTCTTCAAGCAAGTCAGAAGACTCAAATAGAAAGAAAGAACAAAACCAGTAGTATTAAGGCCTCCATGCTTAGTTTTAGAAGGAGTTCACTAGCTAGTAACCGAATAAACACTTGATATGGACTTGCTTCCCACTGGTACTCTTCCTCAATAGAAAATAAAGGAGTGACAATCACCATAATTAAGGACCAACATTCTTGTTATTATGAAAAAATTGGGAGTCAAGGAATGCATTTGCCTTCAGTGGAGAAAATCATACTTCATGACTCACTATTAGGATCATTATTCATGACTTATCCCTCTTTGGTTGTTCAAAAAACATCTATTTGCATTTAGTTACAGATGTAAATCAACTTAGTCTTTTCATgcatgtcatctcgtcaaattaaTATGCTGAAAGAATGTTATATTTTCCACAAAAGAGAAGGAAATAGTGTTTATGTGCTGAAACATAGTTCATAGTTGTACTTCAAAACGTGTATTGCTCTCGATCCCTTTTCAGTCCAACATCTTATGTCGAGCGTGTACTCTGTATCTATCCTCTTTCGGTGGATGAAGCATTATTTGGACCTTGGGGCGCTTAGGTATGTGGAAAGAGGGTTGGAGTTGACTAGGTGATGTGGCAACCACGGTGGCATAACCTGGTTCTCACTAAGGAGTATCACTCTAACCCAAGATATCACAATCAAGGTTCATGGTGGATCAAAATCCAAATTTGATTCCAGATAAATGAAACAACTGTTACTGGTTTCATCTTTGTATGTCTCCATCGAGGTTCATGGTGGTGTTCTATGAAGGTTTTATTTTCCACAATCAAGGATTCAATTGGTAAGTTGGTTTCAAATAGTTGTATATGTTTTTGTGTTTGCCTCATTTTGAAGAGTTTCATAGGTGTTATAGTGAGTTTCAGAGATTGTTAAATGGATCCCCCTTTTTCCTTTGTTTTAATGAAATTTCGGGGAAGTTCCAAATATTTCATCTCAATTCAATAGAAGATATACTATTAAATTTTGCAGACCTATAGCAACATTAATTCACCTCTCACCCCACAAACAAAATGGAACTTGCCTCCCAGGGAGAGGATTTGTGGCATGCAAGTGCAGGGTCACGTATGTCCCTAGTGCTCTCTTTTTTATTTTGGCTTCCGATTTTCAATGTTTTATATCTTTTAAAACAAAATTCCAAATAAGTTATGTTTTCATATTCATGTTTCTCGTGACCAGCgctttcaaataagatccattttgaATATATTTTGACTACTTTTAAAAAATATGTTAAGTTTCAATGTTGAAATTTAGTACGAGCAACTGATAAAAAATCAATTATTTTGTGTTTACGACCAACAGAAAAAATTTCTTGAAATTATCTCTCTAAAACTTGTTGAAACTTGATTGTTTTAGATGCAAAAACTGCAAGTTTCGTCCTTGAAACTTAAAAGTTTTTGAGAGATTTTCTTTCTATTGTGCCCTCGTGCGGGATTAAACTACTGTGTGGATCGTGAGGCAAAACGAACAGGCAGCAGGTCTTGGCAGGTGAGTGCTCCCGCACTCGCGTGCGCCTGCGCATATCCGTTTCCTCCCACTATGAATACACTTTGAACACTGCTCTAATGGTTCTTCAATTATCCTTTTTTTCTATTCCTTTATGTTCGTTTGCCCGGAATTGTTGCCATCATGTCTTGATTACATATAAACATCACGGCCTACATCCTTCTCTGCTCCCATGTCCTATCACCAATTTACATAGAATTAGTGGGCTGAATATGATCTTTATCCATCAAGATCGGCAACCACATGctatttttatatatatataatttctcacATATATACTCCAAATGCCATTTGCTAGTGACAGATGAGCAACATATATATAAATAAAGACAGATCAGTTTTTGGCATCTACAAAGAGATGCATTGCTCTTAGTCAACCAGAGAAAGAAACCACGTGGAACCTGTCATACTTTTCCACAAGCCTAGCGGCCTAACTTTGACCATTCTACATGCATCTCATGCAACTGACAGAAGAGTGCTAATATAAATAGATGGCTCGTGCCCGCCATAGTTGGGCAAAGCCACTGAGCTAGCAATCCTTACAGTGAAGAACACACTGAGCCAAAGTACGTAGCTAGATAAGTTTGCGAGCCATGGCTTCCAACTCCACCTGTAGGGCATGGCATTGCTTGCttgccctcttcctcctcgcctcgGCCGCGTATGGGCAGCTCTCACCGTCGTTCTATGCGAGGAGCTGCCCGACGTTGCAGCTGATCGTGCGCGCCACCATGATCAAGGCGCTCCTCGTTGAGCGCCGAATGGGCGCGTCCCTCCTCAGGCTCCACTTCCATGACTGCTTTGTTCAAGTAAGTAGCTAAACTAAACCTTTAAGCAAACATAGTTATGTCGATTGATTTACAGTAATTTTCTTTTCACAGAGAAGGTCAGATTAATGCGGGAATTTTgttatatgtatgtatatatagggCTGTGACGGGTCCATTCTCTTGGATGACGTGGGTAGCTTCGTGGGCGAGAAGACGGCCGCCCCGAACAATAACTCGGTGCGGGGCTACGAGGTGATCGACGAGATCAAGCGGAACGTGGAGCTGCTCTGCCCTGGCGTCGTCTCCTGCGCGGACATCGCTGCTCTCGCAGCACGGGACGGCACGTTTCTGGTACGTACATAAAATCAGTGGACATTTGGCACAGTGCACGTACAAGTTTTTAATGCTGACAACAAGTGTCTTGGATCAGCTAGGGGGGCCCAGCTGGGCGGTGCCGCTCGGCCGGCGCGACTCAACGACGGCCAGCCTGACCGAGGCGAACGCCGACCTCCCAGCTCCCTTCTTAACCCTGGACGGGCTCGTCATGGCGTTCGACAAGAAGAAGCTAAACCCGCGTGACCTCACGGCGTTATCCGGCGCGCACACTATCGGCTTCTCTCAGTGCCTCAACTTCCGCGACCACATCTACAACGGCACCAACATCGACCCGGCATTCGCCACACTGCGCAAGCGTACCTGCCCCGCCCAGCCCCCCAACGGCGACATGAACCTGGCGCCGTTCGACGTGCAGACGCAGCTCGTCTTCGACAACGCCTACTACCGCAACCTGGTCGCCAAGCGCGGCTTGCTGAACTCCGACCAGGTGCTCTTCAACGGCGGCTCACAGGACGCGCTGGTGCGCCAGTATATCGCCAACCCGGCGCTCTTCGCCTCCGACTTTGTGACGGCGATGATCAAGATGGGGAACATCACACCGCTGACTGGAACCGCCGGCCAGATTAGGCGCAACTGCAGGGTCGTCAACAGCTGATTCGTCCATCGTCTCGCCATATATACGTGTTACATATGGGCGTAAAATGAGTGCGTAAAGTTAGGTTGGTTACGTCTACGTAGTAATCACCTAGCATGCATGGCAGAATAAGCggcaatgctacacgtacaaacaATTTACAGGCTTTTACAGGATGGTTGACCTTGATTGGTCAATAGGTGAGCGGGGCGGCCCACCCCCCTGAAAATTAGGTGGGAGAGATTTGTGATTGGTTGTTAGATGGAACGAGCGTGTAAAAGCGTGTAAGTCTTTGTATGTCTAGCATTTTTGCAGAATAAGAGCCGTTTGGTTCAGATAATGCCTGGATTGAGTAACCTTCCAACTCCAGGGTTGTAAGATACATGCTTCATCATGTAAGTATCTCCGATCGTATGCATGCAGTGCTATAATGGAAACCAAGAATGCATGGTCTTTTATGCAACACTCGTGTGAGATTTGCGACAAAACTGTGAGAGAAAACAAATGTGAAGAGAGATTTtttttttatctttcttttttcGAGGCGACTCTTTGGTTTAATTTTACTAGCTAATTGCCCATACGTTGCAACGGGTGTATACATATTTTAGTGGTTCAACATCAATTTTGTGCTACAGATACCTTACACACACCATATTCTAAATTTTGGTAAGATATAATTTCATTTAGGTATGGGCAGGGGAAGGTAAATAATGCGGAGAAAAAATACGAGCAAGGAGGTGAGGCTAACCGGTGGGAGGAGACGTATGTGATAAAAGGGGATTGACCGGAGTGGAGGTGACGAAACGAACTCCCCAATAATAGAGATTAAGACGAGTGTACTGACGCAAGCCCCTTTTATGAATCACATACAACTACCAATAGCAGCCAAGAATACTAGAAATAGCCAATAGGTCTCGGCTCCCATATAATTGCGCCTgatttaaataataataataatttagaaattgCATAAAAATACAAAATTTCTGAAAATTCTTGGAAACAAGAATGGTATGGCTTTATACTCATATAAAAAGTTTCACCAAGGAGTGACTTCTGTGGACTCTAGGACAAAAACAAAACAAATTGGTTATTACAAAATTGTGAATTGTGACATTTATATAGTGTTGATTTTGTTTTATTTCGCCTAGAACACCATGGAAGCTAGTCATTCCTTCGTGAAACTTTTCACATTAGTATAACACTATGACAAATTTTAGCTATATTATTATTGTTTCCAAGAACTTTTAGGATTTGTTGACTAATTTTGTAATTTTCAACATGTATTTTGAATCTGTGTGCATTGGCACCCGAGACCAAAAGATCCACGCTAAGGAAAATATTTTTCTTCTACCACATCAGCACAGTCACCGTTCCTCCCCACCACACCTTTCCTTTTCTGGGCCGCACGAGCACCGCTCATCTTATTTGTGGACCTGGATTGCATAGCAAGAGGCCTAGACCGAATAACTGATTGGCCCTAAACCATACCATGTTAACGAATTGCTTCCTCTATCTTAAAATATAAGACCTGTTTTTAGGCTAAACAAGCCTAAAAAATTCTTCTATTTTAGCACCGAGgtagtagtaatttcaaaatactaCACGACAGAGCAGATCTGCGATCAGAGCCAAATCATTTAGGGCCCTCGTATGAAGAAACAAAGGTTGCACAGAGAATAGTTAAGCTAAACAATGGGAAACCGTAAAAAAATATGTAACGTTCCGTTTCCTACCCTGCATGCATTTGTCTTCCTCCTTGGGCCGCCATCTCCCACTTAACCCACCTTTGATTATTTTTTGGGGGCCACACGCAGTACAATCCCACCCGGCTATGTCTTCTCCCTTCAGGATAGCCCCAATGCAACCTCCACCAACGACACTGTTTCTCGGTGATGCAATGCGCTGCCATTCCCATCGGCGCCTCGCCAGTTGTCCCCTCCCTGATAAGAGATCCACCCCTAATGAGGGTGATGGTGCCATGGCCTAGGTGGTCCTCGCTATGTCGGATTCCGGCCTggtgggtcgggccgaggacccctaTGTCGGTTCCATGCTGGGCCATGTTGGGCGTCAGATGACATGTTATGTGAGTACTCCGTAAAACCTGACGTACAAGCCGAAGATACTGGAGCCGTGGAGGACTCTACCTCCACCGACGTAGCTGACTAGGGTCTGTAACCCTAGGACCCCTGATATGGTATATAAGCCAGGGTCAGGCTCGTCAAGAGCATACATACAATCCCTTCATATTAACATATACTTTATACACAACCCTAAATATACACgaataggagtagggtattacctctatcatgagggatcgaacctgggtaaaactgtgctcctgttac
Above is a window of Triticum aestivum cultivar Chinese Spring chromosome 6B, IWGSC CS RefSeq v2.1, whole genome shotgun sequence DNA encoding:
- the LOC123135651 gene encoding peroxidase 70, with amino-acid sequence MASNSTCRAWHCLLALFLLASAAYGQLSPSFYARSCPTLQLIVRATMIKALLVERRMGASLLRLHFHDCFVQGCDGSILLDDVGSFVGEKTAAPNNNSVRGYEVIDEIKRNVELLCPGVVSCADIAALAARDGTFLLGGPSWAVPLGRRDSTTASLTEANADLPAPFLTLDGLVMAFDKKKLNPRDLTALSGAHTIGFSQCLNFRDHIYNGTNIDPAFATLRKRTCPAQPPNGDMNLAPFDVQTQLVFDNAYYRNLVAKRGLLNSDQVLFNGGSQDALVRQYIANPALFASDFVTAMIKMGNITPLTGTAGQIRRNCRVVNS